A genomic stretch from Sceloporus undulatus isolate JIND9_A2432 ecotype Alabama chromosome 5, SceUnd_v1.1, whole genome shotgun sequence includes:
- the MOGS gene encoding mannosyl-oligosaccharide glucosidase, with translation MARERRRRGPDGGLRPQGQKGPLRLPSSPSSARRTDRPGAPKAGSGAPWGAGRLCGVLALALGSLACATFACYGLFARRWLAAQVVTLHPAPRALDPNGSSPTASPGLFWGSYRPQVYFGMKTRSPRSPVAGLMWLHQQEGDVRLRHTCEQSDGLPRYGWLLHDGVHFGVQEIRDVGLSLQTEFVKRPGGHHGGDWSWRVTARPERTGPQAPLVSLLFYVATDGQGALQPLVKEKTRMASLTGVTEELGHFTITFRPPTTETGTAPIYASYNYLDAKAEGLHRLSDVVKASLAPRFSYAAPGAPKRHYFGVDTYRAAPGRGGEPRSQLLIHQVTVSLPCRLEVVFESGSVTDRPGQLAGEALTSELSQHTAAFERRFEETFGLAAKGYSLQEQRFARAALSNMLGGMGYFFGHSLVQSPHADQPQLYPEGPLFTAVPSRSFFPRGFLWDEGFHQLLIARWDPALSREVLAHWLDLMNAEGWIPREQILGDEARTKVPPEFVVQHSSAGNPPTLFLALRQLLAQGEADGDYLRRLFPRLQSWYDWYNKTQTGPLPYTFRWRGRDQDTQLFLNPKTLTSGLDDYPRASHPSPDERHLDLRCWMAVISDVMADMADQLGEPAGEYRHMAEALADNQLLDQHHWAETLGTFADYGNHTSAVALEREKLRPPPPGQPLPSPQLLRVVRKPPMTQFVGGALGYVSLFPLLLELLSPNSPRLASLLADMRSEKKLWTPFGLRSLSRSSPFYLKHNTEHDPPYWRGPIWLNINYLAVRALHHYGQLEGPYRDQAAALYRQLRTNLIGNVFRQYQESGYIWEQYNDSSGRGQGCYPFTGWSALVVLMMAEEY, from the exons ATGGCCCGGGAGCGCAGGCGGAGGGGGCCGGACGGGGGGCTGCGGCCCCAGGGCCAGAAGGGGCCCCTGCGGCTGCCATCGTCCCCATCATCCGCAAGGAGGACAGACCGTCCAGGGGCCCCCAAGGCTGGGTCAGGGGCACCGTGGGGCGCAGGGCGACTGTGTGGGGTGCTGGCTCTGGCCCTGGGGTCCCTGGCATGTGCCACCTTCGCCTGCTACGGCCTCTTCGCCCGAAGGTGGCTGGCCGCCCAAGTGGTCACCCTGCACCCGGCCCCCCGGGCCCTGGACCCCAACGGCAGCAGCCCCACCGCCTCCCCGGGACTCTTCTGGGGCTCCTACCGGCCCCAGGTCTACTTCGGGATGAAGACCCGCAGCCCCCGCTCCCCGGTGGCAG GTCTGATGTGGCTGCACCAGCAGGAGGGGGACGTCCGGCTGCGCCACACCTGCGAGCAAAGCGACGGACTCCCCCGCTACGGCTGGCTGCTCCACGACGGCGTCCACTTTGGGGTCCAGGAGATCCGCGATGTGGGCCTCAGCCTCCAGACGGAGTTTGTGAAGCGTCCCGGGGGCCATCATGGCGGGGACTGGAGCTGGAGGGTCACGGCTCGGCCGGAG AGGACTGGGCCCCAGGCGCCGCTCGTCTCCCTGCTGTTCTATGTGGCAACCGATGGGCAAGGGGCACTGCAGCCGTTGGTGAAGGAGAAGACCCGCATGGCGTCTCTGACGGGCGTGACGGAGGAGCTGGGGCACTTCACCATCACCTTCCGGCCACCCACCACCGAGACGGGCACAGCGCCTATCTATGCCAG ttATAACTACCTGGATGCGAAGGCGGAAGGGCTGCACCGCCTGAGTGACGTGGTGAAGGCCAGCCTGGCCCCTCGCTTTTCCTACGCCGCACCGGGAGCACCCAAGCGCCACTACTTTGGTGTGGACACCTATCGAGCCGCCCCGGGACGAGGAGGAGAGCCACGCAGCCAGCTCCTCATCCACCAGGTGACCGTCTCCCTGCCTTGCCGCCTGGAGGTGGTCTTTGAGTCTGGAAGTGTCACTGACCGGCCTGGGCAGCTTGCAGGAGAGGCTCTGACCAGTGAGCTGAGCCAGCACACAGCTGCCTTTGAGCGGCGCTTCGAGGAGACCTTTGGGCTGGCTGCTAAAGGCTACTCTCTGCAGGAGCAGCGTTTTGCCAGGGCTGCCCTCAGTAACATGCTGGGTGGAATGGGCTACTTCTTTGGGCACTCCCTGGTGCAGTCCCCACACGCCGACCAGCCCCAGCTGTACCCAGAAGGGCCCCTCTTCACGGCTGTGCCTTCCCGGTCCTTCTTCCCCCGTGGCTTCCTCTGGGACGAGGGTTTCCACCAGCTCCTGATCGCCCGCTGGGACCCAGCTCTGAGCCGGGAGGTCCTGGCCCACTGGCTTGACCTCATGAATGCTGAGGGGTGGATCCCACGGGAGCAGATCCTGGGTGACGAGGCCCGCACCAAGGTCCCCCCCGAATTCGTCGTGCAGCACAGCAGTGCAGGCAATCCACCTACCCTTTTCCTGGCCCTACGGCAGCTGCTGGCCCAAGGCGAGGCGGACGGAGACTATCTGCGGCGCCTCTTCCCACGCCTCCAAAGCTGGTACGATTGGTACAACAAGACGCAGACTGGGCCTCTGCCCTACACCTTTCGCTGGCGTGGTCGGGACCAAGACACCCAGTTGTTCCTCAATCCCAAGACCCTCACCTCCGGCCTGGATGACTACCCACGAGCCTCCCACCCTTCCCCAGATGAGCGCCACCTGGACCTACGCTGCTGGATGGCTGTCATCTCAGACGTCATGGCGGACATGGCCGACCAACTGGGGGAGCCAGCTGGGGAGTACCGGCACATGGCCGAGGCTCTCGCCGACAACCAGCTGCTGGACCAGCACCACTGGGCCGAGACCCTCGGCACCTTCGCCGACTATGGCAACCATACCTCTGCTGTGGCCCTGGAGCGTGAGAAGCTCCGCCCCCCTCCGCCGGGCCAACCCTTACCCTCCCCGCAGCTGCTGCGCGTTGTCCGTAAGCCTCCCATGACGCAGTTTGTGGGGGGCGCCCTTGGCTACGTCAGCCTCTTCCCGCTGCTTCTGGAGCTACTCAGCCCCAACTCGCCCCGGCTGGCCAGCCTGCTGGCGGACATGCGCAGCGAGAAGAAGCTGTGGACCCCTTTTGGCCTGCGTTCCCTCTCACGCAGCAGCCCTTTCTACCTCAAGCACAACACGGAGCATGATCCCCCATATTGGAGGGGCCCCATCTGGCTGAACATCAACTACCTAGCAGTGCGGGCATTGCACCACTATGGCCAGCTGGAGGGGCCCTACCGTGACCAGGCAGCTGCTCTCTACCGCCAGTTGCGCACCAACCTCATTGGCAATGTCTTCCGGCAGTACCAGGAGAGCGGCTACATCTGGGAACAGTACAATGACAGCAGTGGCCGGGGCCAGGGCTGCTACCCCTTCACTGGCTGGTCAGCCCTGGTGGTACTCATGATGGCCGAGGAGTACTGA
- the LOC121930517 gene encoding programmed cell death protein 4-like, whose translation MERRPCSCREGWGRGTEVALRETQRSRPERHSGRPGPAPSVVRSLPPTAAAAGSAEGGAAERRGPSPRDRTRGAFPPSLPSAPLRFPASFRPSVRVRCGGGPDRGAAMSAAGETLRGHRAPFPAVADQGLLGVDEGVLLAEEDELVEEAGEGPRSWTPQEKALHEEARLKAKAKRRLRRTSSRDANRESLSEAGEPGPDPSSPKGKGHDRKSRMGKGRGLPKKGGAGGKGVWGAPGVVYSYQEPDARDPNYDEVAQGDTVYATVVPELEAGELEKTVQPMVLEYFEHGDTLEVVELLRELNLGGQKAAVSSLAVSLSLEGKASHRELTSRLLSDLVGKVLGPEDIATAFDSMLHDLPDLILDTPEAPQMLGQFIARAVADHALPLDFLERYKGRVDCEHARAALDRAAVLLRIKRDVNHLDNVWGVGGGQRPVKHLIKEMNLLLREYLLSGDVSEAELCLRHLEVPHFHHELVYEAVVMVLESSGDTAVAMMVKLLKVLWETGLVTLDQMNRGFQRVYDELGDISLDVPLAHTILERLVDLCFEEGVITKQLRDTCPARGRKRFVSEGDGGQIKQ comes from the exons ATGGAGAGAAGGCCATGCAGCTGCAGGGAGGGATGGGGAAGAGGGACCGAG GTGGCGCTGCGAGAGACTCAGCGAAGCAGACCGGAAAGGCACTCCGGACGccctggccccgccccctccgTCGTGAGGTCACTTCcgccaacagcagcagcagcaggatcaGCAGAAGGAGGCGCGGCCGAGCGGAGAGGGCCCTCGCCACGCGACCGGACCCGAGgcgccttccctccctccctcccgtccGCTCCGCTTCGCTTCCCGGCTTCCTTCCGTCCGTCGGTCCGTGTCCGGTGCGGTGGAGGACCCGATCGAGGGGCTGCGATGTCGGCGGCGGGAGAGACGCTGCGGGGCCACCGCGCCCCGTTCCCCGCg GTGGCAGACCAGGGGCTCCTTGGCGTGGACGAAGGGGTGCTTCTGGCGGAGGAGGATGAGCTGGTGGAGGAGGCGGGCGAAGGGCCCCGGTCGTGGACCCCGCAGGAGAAGGCCCTCCACGAAGAGGCCCGGCTGAAGGCCAAGGCCAAGCGGCGCCTGCGCAGGACCTCCTCGCGCGATGCCAACCGGGAGTCCCTCTCGGAGGCTGGGGAGCCAGGCCCCGACCCCAGCAGCCCCAAGGGCAAGGGCCACGACCGCAAGTCCCGCATGGGCAAGGGCCGCGGGCTGCCCAAGAAAG GTGGGGCCGGGGGTAAAGGCGTGTGGGGAGCGCCTGGCGTGGTCTACAGCTACCAGGAGCCCGATGCCCGAGATCCCAACTATGACGAGGTGGCACAG GGAGACACTGTCTACGCCACGGTGGTCCCTGAGTTGGAGGCAGGGGAGCTGGAGAAAACGGTGCAGCCGATGGTGCTGGAGTACTTTGAACATGGAGACACCCTGGAGGTTGTG GAGCTGCTTCGGGAACTGAACTTGGGTGGGCAGAAGGCGGCAGTCTCCTCCctggcagtctctctctctctggaggggaAGGCCAGCCACCGGGAGCTGACCTCCCGCCTCCTCTCGGACCTTGTGGGGAAGGTGCTGGGCCCCGAGGACATCGCCACCGCCTTTGACAGCATGCTGCATGACCTACCAGACCTCATCCTTGATACTCCGGAGGCCCCGCAG ATGCTGGGCCAGTTCATCGCCCGGGCTGTGGCTGACCATGCGCTGCCACTTGACTTCCTGGAGCGCTACAAAGGGCGCGTCGACTGTGAGCACGCTCG GGCTGCTCTGGATCGTGCTGCTGTCCTCTTGCGCATCAAACGAGATGTCAACCATTTGGACAATGTGTGGGGCGTAGGAGGAGGCCAGAGGCCTGTCAAGCATCTCATTAAAGAA ATGAACCTCTTGCTCCGGGAGTACCTGCTGTCAGGAGACGTATCTGAGGCAGAACTCTGCTTACGCCACTTGGAGGTGCCACACTTCCACCATGAGCTCGTCTATGAG GCTGTGGTGATGGTGCTGGAGTCTTCTGGGGACACGGCGGTCGCCATGATGGTGAAGCTGCTGAAGGTGCTGTGGGAGACGGGGCTGGTGACCCTGGACCAGATGAATCGG GGCTTCCAGCGGGTGTATGATGAGCTGGGGGACATCAGTCTGGACGTGCCGCTGGCCCACACCATCCTTGAGCGGCTGGTGGACCTCTGCTTCGAGGAAGGGGTCATCACCAAGCAGCTGAGGGACACCTGCCCTGCCCG ggGCCGCAAGCGGTTTGTCAGTGAAGGGGATGGAGGCCAAATTAAGCAGTAA